The Deltaproteobacteria bacterium HGW-Deltaproteobacteria-18 nucleotide sequence GCCAGGATATGGATCGTGAGTGGTGTGGCGCTCGGCATGTCACAGCACAGGAAATCTACCTTACTCTCCATGAGGCTGGAGACGAAGTGTACGTTACGGGCAAGGCGGTCCAGCTTGGCGATGAGCAGCGTGGCCTTATGTCGTTTGGCGTAGGCGATGGCTTGCTGGAGCTGGGGACGTTTGGCCAGCGCATTGCTACCCTTGCCCGTCTCCACCTCGGTGAACTCGGCCAGGAGCTGCCAGTCCCCGCCGTTGAGGTACTGGCGAACGGCTTCCTGCTGGGCCTGGAGTCCAAGTCCTGACTGGCCCTGCTTCTGTGTGGACACTCGATAGTAACTAGCGAAACGGCCCGTGTGCTCTGTGTTTGCGGTCATCTTCATAGCCCTCCTGTGGTGCTTGACTACGTTTCTATATGCTCGTTTGTTAGTAGTCAAAGAGCCAGCAGCGGGCGCTTGTCGTGTCTGTCCGCCAAACGATGAAGCCCTGCCGATCTTCACCAGCAGGGCCTCGGCCTTCGCCTGTATGTAGTGGCTAGGTCGATGGCGTTCCGACCTGGCCGATGATGGTGTGCTATGAGCCTCCCTCTCGACGCCTACCTACCCCCATGGCGGGACAATGCCGCCCCCACCCGTGCCACCCATAGTATCTTTTGTGTCCTCGCATTTTTCGTTCCAGACACTTTGTATTTTCAGGCACGTAATCCTTGTGTAACTGACCCTCATTAGGGGTGCCATTCACGGCATCTTGCGTTTACACGAAATATTTTACACCCCTATTATAACATCAAATATTCATAAAAACTTATATCATCGTATGGCATTTTTAGTTTCTCTGATTCAGTTAAAAGATAATTGCAAAGCTGTTCGTCATCATGAAAAATACGTTCTATACCTTTTTCGTCAGTTAAAAAATAGCAATACCGTGTTTTGATTAAATTAAAGCCGTTACTTTTGAGGATGTCTTGTATTTTTTCATATTCCTTAATAATAATACTTATTTTATCTCTCCGCACCTTTTCTGGATTCTCAATTTTTCTTTTTAATAATTGTTGTTTATTATTCTGTTCAATATCTCTCGTCTTTGCATCTTTTATCCTGCCCACCCTTTCTTTGATATACTTATACTTAGCTTTATTCTCATCACCCTCGCACAATGCCATACATTTAGCCCATAGTGCCTTGTCTTGATTGTCTTCGTCTACTTCATTTGTTGCTTGTAAATACAGTTCGTCTTCGTTAATTACTTCAGAGTGCTTATTGTTATTCATGATTATTTCGCTGTGTTCCACTGAATCCTGTTTGTGTATCTGGATAGGCATGTCAACCTGTTTCTCTGGCATATTGTGTGATATATTTACAGGATTACTATATAAAATCTTGTCATTATATTGATTTTTATTAATTATTTGTTCATAATAATATGTATTTTTAACTCTTATAGATTTATTTAAATACAATGTCCAACATAAAGCGCCAATAAAATTTATTATAGTTTCTTTTAAACCAAAAATCTGGAGTCCATCATCAAATAAGCTGTGCATTAAAATTATAATGAATATCGATAATACAGGTCCAGTAGTCCACAGAGTAAATATGGCTAATTCAACACTTGATTTTTCGTGTTTATAATAAAGTCTATAAGCACTTAAAAGTCTTATACTGAGAGAAGCTAAAGATAAAATATAAACCCATTGTTTAAAGTTTTGCCATGTATCGAAAGATTTTAAGCCAGGATATAGGTGCTCTGCAATGCTAAACTGGCCTAATGATGCAATAGTTCCTATAATGCTAAGAACGCTTAAACTTAAAACAAGAAACAATAACCAGCCTTTCACTCCGACGAGTTCTTTGTCGCTCATTGATAGCCTCTCTCAAAGAGATAATTTTCCAGTTTCTATAAACTCACATTATCCCATTAATCAAGAATCTTTACTGTCATACACTGCACGCCTCGCCAATCCTCTCCTGCCTATCCTTATAAGTTCTCACCATCGACAAGACATGTTTGGTCGAAGAGGTATGACGACGCGCCGTCAGCATATTCGCGCACAAGAATAACCGCTAGCATGGGCAGACTCACTACTCTAGAAGGGGCATGCTGGACCACCACCCCATGCCCCGTGCCGCCTATTATCCCAACCCTTACGCATTATGCTTCGCAGAACTGTTTTGGAAACAGAAATTGTTACATCTTTACCATCCTCGTAGTTTCGAACCATAAAATTTGTATTCTCATGTCACGAAACTCTTGTGTCATACACCGCCAGCAGGATAATGGCGGGCACTGATGGCACCATTTTCTCAGAGGACGGAGGAGCGGATATGCGTAATTGGAGCGAGGGGGAGATACAATCCGCCGTCGATGACTACTTCGCAATGCTAATTAAAGAAATGGACGGGGTAGAGTATGTAAAAAGTCATCATTGGACTGCACTCATGGGTAAACTTAATGAGCGTTCCAAGGGGGCAGTCGAATTAAAGTACCAAAATATTAGTGCTATCTTGCATGAGGAAGGGTGGCGGTTCGTTATGGGCTACAAGCCCAGGGGCAATTATCAGAAGGCTCTCAGGGGCCATGTCCTCCGATACGTGCATGACCACGGCCTAGATCTCCGCCAGACACCCGACAAGGAGGATGTCTTCTCCTGGACCATCCTTAGCGACGGTGAAGCCATCAAGCGCGTGGATAAGTCCGCTATTGTGTATCACGGCACGGGAGTACCCAAGCAGGTGCTGCCGTTTTTCGGTATTGACGACGCCAATCCGCCAAAGTCGCTTCGTGTGATCCATCGAGGCAAGGAGATAGACCTACGGGTCAGCGCCGATCCATTCCAGCGTGTTCGGTTGTTCTGGCCCAAGGCGCTGTCAGAAGACATGGCCCACACCTTCCCTGCCGAAACTGCGATGCTCAAGGCTGGCGAGGAACAAGGCAGAGGTGCGATCATCATGCACTTCCGCAAACTTGCGGCCTCCTTCTTTGAGGTTGAGTGTTACGGGGCAGGGGTAGTAGCGGAAGAAACCGTGCCTGACGAGTACATGGCACAAGTTGAAGGCAAGGCTGTCAGGGTTGAATATCTCCGACGGGTTCGCAGTGCGATCAACAGGCAGAAGGCTATTGAGTTTCACGGAACGGCCTGTGCGGTCTGCGGCTTCGACTTTGAAAAGACCTACGGCGACCTGGGGCGCGGATTCATAGAGGTTCATCACCTGAATCCACTAGGCGAATCCGAGGAGGAGGGCGAGGTAAATCCTGCGACCGACCTGGTTCCTCTATGTGCCAATTGCCATCGGATGGTCCATCGGGGAGAGGTGGGAGTGATCACGCCTGACGAATTGATAAGAATTGTGCAAAATGCAAGTAAGGACATTTTATGAAATACACAGGCACAATAGAGCTGCCC carries:
- a CDS encoding resolvase, which produces MTANTEHTGRFASYYRVSTQKQGQSGLGLQAQQEAVRQYLNGGDWQLLAEFTEVETGKGSNALAKRPQLQQAIAYAKRHKATLLIAKLDRLARNVHFVSSLMESKVDFLCCDMPSATPLTIHILAAVAEDEAKRISQRTKAALAEAKRNGKRLGNPQLSSTLNEPRIAKANEFAESMRFFLLMFKTCGMTQRQMVAALNEKGITTARGGQWSLLQLQRVLKRLEQTERSA